The Streptomyces sp. NBC_00440 genome contains a region encoding:
- a CDS encoding AAA family ATPase yields the protein MDTTYARPTVTELRLSAFKSHRGAVFPLAPLTLFTGASGSGKTSALQVYEALARLGAGDELGEVFDDPAGCVPERAGADAQGRRGFRIGCTVDGPAGPVHLDLAVQAEPELRVVGERLTADGQLLLSTALRDPARRAVQAAWHTAGAVPVTRAPLPDDRMGTALLPLRVAGKTDGQLKVLAAAEQVVVALRSAFACDPQPHRMRRPVAVGAGLLRRGCDNLASVLYRTQSECANRHRQLVAAARAGCAGPVAGLAAEELTDGRVRAVLGRGGGAGTPVERLGEGELRYLALAVVLLTGPGVLAVDPAGEVPPAMQSLTVLADGFDRSLDPRQAREIAALAAAICAQGHIRVVGTVSDARWAGELAGVSVVDLGA from the coding sequence ATGGACACAACCTACGCACGCCCCACCGTCACCGAACTGCGGCTTTCGGCTTTCAAGTCGCACCGCGGCGCCGTCTTCCCGCTCGCCCCGCTGACCCTGTTCACCGGGGCGAGCGGGAGCGGTAAGACGAGCGCGCTCCAGGTGTACGAGGCGCTGGCGCGGCTCGGCGCGGGGGACGAACTGGGTGAGGTCTTCGATGATCCGGCCGGCTGTGTCCCGGAGCGGGCCGGCGCGGACGCGCAGGGGCGGCGGGGGTTCCGGATCGGCTGCACCGTCGACGGCCCGGCCGGCCCCGTACACCTCGATCTGGCGGTGCAGGCCGAGCCCGAACTGCGTGTGGTGGGCGAACGGCTCACCGCGGACGGTCAGTTGCTGCTCTCCACGGCGCTGCGTGATCCGGCGCGCAGGGCCGTGCAGGCCGCCTGGCACACGGCGGGCGCGGTCCCGGTGACCCGGGCGCCGCTGCCCGACGACCGGATGGGGACCGCGCTGCTTCCGCTGCGGGTGGCGGGCAAGACCGACGGGCAGCTGAAGGTGCTGGCCGCTGCCGAGCAGGTGGTGGTGGCGCTGCGCTCGGCCTTCGCCTGCGACCCCCAGCCGCACCGGATGCGCCGTCCGGTGGCCGTCGGTGCGGGGCTGCTGCGGCGGGGTTGCGACAACCTGGCTTCGGTGCTCTACCGAACCCAGTCCGAGTGCGCGAACCGGCACCGGCAGCTGGTCGCCGCGGCGCGTGCGGGGTGCGCGGGGCCGGTGGCGGGGCTCGCGGCCGAGGAGTTGACGGACGGGCGGGTACGCGCGGTGCTCGGCCGGGGCGGTGGAGCGGGCACACCGGTGGAGCGGCTGGGCGAGGGCGAGCTGCGCTACCTGGCGCTCGCTGTGGTGCTGCTGACCGGGCCAGGGGTGCTCGCGGTGGATCCCGCGGGCGAGGTGCCGCCCGCGATGCAGTCGCTGACGGTGCTGGCCGACGGGTTCGACCGTTCCCTCGATCCGCGGCAGGCCCGGGAGATCGCCGCTCTCGCCGCGGCGATCTGCGCCCAGGGCCACATCAGGGTGGTGGGCACGGTGTCGGACGCGCGGTGGGCCGGTGAGCTGGCGGGTGTCTCGGTGGTAGACCTGGGCGCGTGA
- a CDS encoding threonine ammonia-lyase — MVSAEDIEEASRAIDSAFVNTPQFEDDALCAAVGRRLIVKVETLNPVRSFKGRGADHFMRGLAPGRHVVCASAGNFGLALAWAANRHGVTVTVHCAENANAVKLARIRSLGAQLEVGGQDFDEAKERALRHAGEDRAAVFVEDGDHPRITAGAGTIAPELAALAPDTVLVPVGNGALVNGVGTWLKARSPRTRVVGVCAAGAPAMALSWRAGEAVTTPTVRTAADGVAVRVPVPGALTTMLEVVDDMLLVDETAIGRAQALAHEHLGLVLEPAGAVALAAVPGFGAGERPAVVLTGGNQAPR, encoded by the coding sequence ATGGTGTCAGCAGAGGATATTGAGGAAGCAAGCCGTGCCATCGACTCCGCGTTCGTCAACACCCCTCAGTTCGAGGACGACGCGCTCTGCGCCGCCGTCGGCCGCCGGCTGATCGTCAAGGTGGAGACGCTCAACCCGGTTCGTTCGTTCAAGGGCCGCGGCGCGGACCACTTCATGAGGGGGCTCGCCCCGGGCCGCCACGTGGTGTGCGCATCGGCCGGGAACTTCGGACTCGCCCTGGCCTGGGCGGCGAACCGTCACGGCGTCACCGTGACCGTCCACTGCGCGGAGAACGCCAACGCCGTCAAGCTGGCCCGCATACGCAGCCTCGGCGCTCAACTGGAAGTCGGCGGACAGGACTTCGACGAGGCGAAGGAGCGCGCGCTCCGGCATGCCGGAGAAGACCGCGCCGCAGTGTTCGTGGAGGACGGCGACCACCCGCGCATCACGGCCGGCGCCGGGACCATCGCCCCCGAACTCGCCGCCCTCGCCCCCGACACCGTCCTTGTCCCGGTCGGCAACGGAGCACTCGTCAACGGTGTCGGCACCTGGTTGAAGGCCCGCTCGCCCCGCACGCGCGTGGTCGGGGTGTGTGCGGCAGGCGCCCCGGCGATGGCACTGAGCTGGCGCGCCGGCGAAGCCGTCACCACGCCCACCGTCCGTACGGCCGCCGACGGGGTGGCCGTACGGGTTCCCGTGCCGGGCGCCCTGACCACCATGCTCGAAGTCGTCGACGACATGCTGCTGGTCGACGAGACGGCCATCGGCCGCGCACAGGCGCTCGCACATGAGCATCTGGGGCTGGTCCTCGAACCGGCGGGCGCGGTGGCTCTGGCCGCGGTCCCAGGGTTCGGCGCCGGCGAGCGTCCAGCGGTGGTCCTCACCGGCGGCAACCAGGCACCTCGGTAG
- a CDS encoding peptide deformylase, whose protein sequence is MTVRETLQLGDPFLRTPAQPLTTPLSGRARALAADLDDTLADWVKRTGYGRGIAAPQIGAGVRMVHLRLDEPWTLVNPRITERSETTWEPWDACLSFSVEIFCRVRRHTWVTVDYRSPDGRAHTLRADGELSELLQHEIDHLDGCLAVDRMTDLSTLCMRTEFEARHRDESPYRR, encoded by the coding sequence GTGACGGTACGAGAAACCTTGCAACTCGGCGACCCGTTCCTGCGTACTCCGGCTCAGCCGCTCACCACTCCGCTGTCCGGTCGGGCGCGTGCGCTCGCCGCCGACCTGGACGACACCCTGGCGGACTGGGTGAAGCGCACCGGTTACGGCCGCGGGATCGCCGCTCCGCAGATCGGGGCAGGCGTCCGGATGGTGCACCTGCGGCTCGACGAGCCCTGGACGCTCGTCAACCCCCGCATCACGGAGCGTTCGGAGACGACCTGGGAGCCCTGGGACGCCTGCCTCAGCTTCTCCGTCGAGATCTTCTGCCGCGTCCGCCGCCATACCTGGGTCACCGTCGACTACCGGTCACCGGACGGCCGGGCGCACACCCTGCGTGCCGACGGAGAGCTCAGCGAACTGCTCCAGCACGAGATCGACCACCTCGACGGCTGCCTCGCCGTCGACCGCATGACCGACCTTTCCACCCTCTGCATGCGCACGGAATTCGAGGCGCGGCACCGCGACGAAAGCCCCTACCGCCGATGA
- a CDS encoding hydrogenase maturation nickel metallochaperone HypA/HybF, protein MHELSITQSVVDMVCERAEGRPVRTVRVRVGVLTAVVAESMRFCFDLITAGTVAEGARLEIDQPPGAARCRTCEQDFALPDPVLLCPCGSADVEITSGRELQIISMKVG, encoded by the coding sequence ATGCATGAATTATCGATCACGCAGAGCGTCGTCGACATGGTCTGCGAACGCGCCGAAGGCAGACCGGTCCGCACGGTCAGGGTGCGGGTCGGTGTGCTCACGGCGGTCGTGGCCGAGTCGATGCGGTTCTGCTTCGACCTGATCACGGCGGGCACGGTGGCCGAGGGCGCGCGACTGGAGATCGACCAGCCTCCGGGAGCGGCGCGCTGCCGTACCTGCGAACAGGACTTCGCCCTGCCCGATCCCGTACTGCTCTGTCCGTGCGGCAGCGCCGACGTGGAGATCACGTCGGGGCGTGAACTGCAGATCATCTCGATGAAAGTGGGCTGA
- a CDS encoding SCO4225 family membrane protein, with amino-acid sequence MNGRSLVQRIGRTVAGDWVSRGYLVVIAALLVWVWVDTTLVSHPDASFSGVYPILLTMPTSLLLLLPAVEAPLTWVVLVAAALVNSTVISLIVRQAFGQGHGHGSRRTGPGAASAR; translated from the coding sequence ATGAACGGCAGGAGCCTGGTGCAGCGGATCGGCCGGACAGTGGCGGGTGACTGGGTCTCACGCGGGTACCTCGTGGTCATCGCGGCCCTGCTGGTCTGGGTATGGGTGGACACCACACTGGTCTCACACCCGGACGCGTCGTTCTCCGGCGTGTACCCGATCCTGCTCACCATGCCGACCAGCCTGCTTCTGCTGCTGCCCGCCGTCGAGGCACCGCTGACGTGGGTCGTGCTCGTGGCGGCGGCGCTGGTCAACTCGACCGTCATCAGCCTGATCGTCCGCCAGGCCTTCGGGCAGGGGCACGGGCACGGCAGCCGCCGTACCGGGCCTGGTGCGGCCTCGGCCCGGTGA
- a CDS encoding SDR family NAD(P)-dependent oxidoreductase, with translation MTSGAYLSELFSLDGRVAIVTGGSSGIGRSIAGALGRAGASVVIVARREAELAATVDGLTADGCRAAWVSADLGTRESVRAAAEEATEAFGEPDILVNCAGVNLRPPMGELDDEVWDTTMAVNLEAPYLLGQRFGPGMAERGFGRIIHVTSQQAHRAFVQSGAYGVSKGALESLARSQAEAWSPHGVTCNTLVPGFVMTPLNERLSSDPEKTAALAARTMIGRNGLAEDFEGAAVFLSSRASAYVTGQAIFVDGGLSVH, from the coding sequence ATGACCTCCGGGGCCTACCTCTCCGAACTGTTCTCCCTGGACGGCCGGGTCGCCATCGTGACCGGTGGGAGTTCCGGCATCGGCCGCAGCATCGCCGGAGCACTCGGCCGGGCCGGTGCGAGCGTCGTCATCGTGGCGCGCAGGGAGGCGGAACTGGCCGCCACGGTCGACGGACTGACGGCCGACGGCTGCCGGGCAGCATGGGTGAGCGCCGACCTGGGCACCCGCGAGAGCGTGCGCGCGGCGGCCGAAGAGGCAACCGAAGCGTTCGGCGAGCCCGACATCCTGGTCAACTGCGCCGGAGTCAACCTGCGCCCGCCGATGGGCGAGTTGGACGACGAGGTGTGGGACACCACGATGGCCGTGAACCTGGAGGCGCCGTACCTGCTGGGGCAGCGGTTCGGTCCCGGCATGGCCGAGCGTGGCTTCGGGCGGATCATCCACGTCACCTCGCAGCAAGCGCACCGGGCCTTCGTGCAGAGCGGCGCCTACGGGGTGTCCAAGGGGGCGCTGGAGTCCCTGGCCCGTTCGCAGGCCGAGGCCTGGTCGCCGCACGGCGTCACCTGCAACACGCTCGTGCCCGGTTTCGTGATGACGCCGCTCAACGAGCGGCTGTCGTCCGACCCGGAGAAGACAGCCGCACTGGCGGCGCGCACGATGATCGGGCGCAACGGCCTGGCAGAGGACTTCGAGGGCGCAGCGGTGTTCCTGAGCAGCCGCGCCTCCGCGTATGTCACGGGCCAGGCGATCTTCGTGGACGGCGGGCTCTCCGTCCACTGA
- a CDS encoding cupin domain-containing protein yields the protein MQRLSLEALARQQIELAATAGGGHTADTVYGGHEKVLRQTVIGMTRGSLLADHENPGEATVQVLQGRVRLSAGDLSWEGRQGDLIIVPDNRHRVEALEDSALLLTVAKLL from the coding sequence ATGCAGAGACTCTCTCTCGAAGCCCTGGCCCGCCAGCAGATCGAACTGGCTGCCACGGCCGGTGGCGGTCACACAGCGGACACCGTCTACGGCGGTCATGAGAAGGTCCTGCGCCAGACGGTCATCGGGATGACGCGCGGATCGCTCCTCGCCGATCACGAGAATCCCGGCGAGGCCACGGTGCAGGTGCTGCAGGGCCGGGTGCGGCTCTCGGCAGGCGATCTGTCCTGGGAAGGCCGGCAGGGCGACCTGATCATCGTGCCCGACAACCGCCACCGGGTGGAGGCCCTGGAGGACTCCGCCCTTCTGCTGACCGTGGCCAAACTGCTCTGA
- a CDS encoding GntR family transcriptional regulator: MSTPDPVAPITRNEPLREAVYARIVTLLSTGRLSPGMSVTEAALSRSLDVSRTPVREALLRLEAEGVVHSSLARGFVVRPLSDREVSEVYPILAALEALAVRSAPRPLETAEHDRLAGLLDELEASGDAVARRALDTAFHTGLISLCGNQHLQEAIAKLRTSLSRYEIAYMQHTPSRGPADRQHRLVLSALAAGDRERAAAVIEEHWHDGRRCIAEWLSSELGTTAPSAGSAPARPHTDRAS, from the coding sequence ATGAGCACACCCGACCCCGTCGCTCCCATCACCCGGAACGAGCCGCTGCGGGAGGCCGTCTACGCCCGCATCGTCACGCTGCTCTCCACCGGGCGCCTCTCGCCCGGTATGTCCGTGACGGAGGCAGCCCTCAGCCGCTCTCTCGATGTCTCCCGCACACCGGTGCGCGAGGCTCTGCTGCGCCTGGAGGCCGAAGGTGTCGTGCACTCCTCCTTGGCGCGCGGCTTCGTCGTCAGGCCGCTGAGTGACCGTGAGGTGTCCGAGGTGTACCCCATCCTGGCCGCTCTCGAAGCACTCGCCGTACGATCGGCCCCCCGCCCGCTGGAAACCGCGGAGCACGACCGGCTGGCCGGGCTGCTGGACGAACTGGAGGCGAGCGGCGACGCGGTGGCGCGGCGCGCGCTCGACACGGCCTTCCACACCGGGCTGATCAGCCTCTGCGGCAATCAGCACCTCCAGGAGGCGATCGCGAAACTGCGTACCAGCCTTTCCCGTTACGAGATCGCCTACATGCAGCACACCCCCTCGCGCGGTCCGGCGGACCGGCAGCACCGGCTGGTGCTCTCGGCGCTGGCGGCGGGCGACCGCGAGCGCGCGGCAGCGGTCATCGAGGAGCACTGGCACGACGGCAGGCGCTGTATCGCCGAATGGCTCTCGTCGGAACTGGGGACGACGGCCCCGTCAGCCGGTTCTGCACCTGCCCGGCCCCACACGGACCGGGCGTCGTGA
- a CDS encoding ABC transporter substrate-binding protein codes for MEQAGWQFSDDRGQLSTAGRPPSRVTAYIRAGATLWDHGLAPHAVFGSLHDGAAVDPAKAGTLSPDDIRYLGAGGALDLETLLSGGPDLVVAVSYGGGQVYGLDPDTAKHLEEQIPVVVIDVGQTHTLDGIRGRFDALARSLGARGDGEQQQSLDAAHHRLRAAADLPTRPGVLALSPAGPDQVHLARPGAWPELRALTEHGVSMVRPPDGAGANWATVSWAEAAALRPDVVLADVRSNATPLGELRGNDEWLRLTGRARVLPWNPEAPDSARSHTRFFASVADALEAAAE; via the coding sequence ATGGAACAAGCTGGCTGGCAGTTCTCCGACGACCGTGGACAGCTGTCGACGGCCGGACGGCCACCGTCGAGAGTGACGGCGTACATCCGGGCCGGAGCCACTCTGTGGGACCACGGACTCGCCCCGCACGCGGTCTTCGGCTCCCTGCACGACGGCGCGGCGGTCGACCCGGCGAAGGCGGGGACGCTGTCGCCCGACGACATCCGCTATCTGGGGGCGGGCGGCGCCCTGGACCTGGAGACGCTGCTCAGCGGCGGCCCGGACCTCGTCGTCGCGGTCAGCTACGGCGGCGGTCAGGTGTACGGACTGGACCCGGACACCGCCAAACACCTGGAGGAGCAGATACCCGTCGTGGTCATCGACGTGGGGCAGACACACACGCTGGACGGGATCAGGGGCCGGTTCGACGCGCTCGCCCGCTCGCTGGGGGCCCGCGGCGACGGAGAACAGCAGCAGTCGCTGGACGCCGCACACCACCGGCTGCGCGCGGCGGCGGACCTGCCGACCCGGCCGGGGGTGCTCGCGCTCTCGCCCGCCGGGCCCGACCAGGTGCATCTGGCGCGCCCCGGCGCCTGGCCCGAGTTGCGCGCCCTGACGGAGCACGGCGTCAGCATGGTGCGGCCGCCCGACGGCGCGGGTGCGAACTGGGCCACCGTCAGCTGGGCGGAGGCGGCGGCGCTGCGCCCCGATGTGGTGCTCGCCGACGTCCGGTCGAACGCCACCCCGCTCGGTGAACTGCGCGGCAACGACGAGTGGCTGCGCCTCACCGGCCGGGCCCGGGTCCTGCCGTGGAATCCGGAAGCCCCGGACAGCGCCCGGTCCCACACCCGGTTCTTCGCCTCGGTGGCCGACGCGCTGGAGGCCGCTGCGGAGTGA
- a CDS encoding nickel-dependent hydrogenase large subunit: MTATQRRGGSGKQGKDGLVEMAWDPITRIVGSLGIYTKIDFKQKVVAECHSTSSIFRGYSVFMKGKDPRDAHFITSRICGICGDNHATCSCYAQNMAYGVKPPHIGEWIVNLGEAAEYMFDHNIFQENLVGVDYCEKMVAETNPGVLEQANRTPSPHAEDHGYKTIGDIMRSLNPFTGEFYREALQVSRMTREMFCLMEGRHVHPSTLYPGGVGTVATVQLMTDYITRLQRYVEFMKKVVPMHDDLFDFFYEALPGYEQVGNRRILLGCWGSFQDPEYCNFKYQDMTEWGRKMYVTPGVVVDGKLVTTDLVKINLGIRILLGSSYYGDWEEQEMFVTHDPLGNPVDRRHPWNQHTNPQPQKRDLDDKYSWVMSPRWFDGKDYLALDTGGGPLARLWTTALAGLVDIGYVQSTGNSVKINLPKTALKGPVELEWHVPKWSNTIERNRARTYFQAYAAACALHFAEKALVEIRAGRTKTWEKFEVPEEGVGCGFTEAVRGVLSHHMVIRDGKIANYHPYPPTPWNASPRDTFGTPGPYEDAVQGQPIFEENDREHFKGIDIMRTVRSFDPCLPCGVHMYLGEGKKLELLHSPTQSAGSE, translated from the coding sequence ATGACCGCGACGCAACGCAGGGGTGGCAGCGGGAAACAGGGCAAGGACGGCCTTGTCGAGATGGCGTGGGACCCCATCACCCGCATCGTCGGCAGCCTGGGCATCTACACGAAGATCGATTTCAAGCAGAAGGTGGTGGCCGAGTGCCACAGCACCAGCTCCATCTTCCGCGGCTACTCGGTCTTCATGAAGGGCAAGGACCCGCGCGACGCGCACTTCATCACCAGCCGCATCTGCGGTATCTGCGGAGACAACCACGCCACGTGTTCCTGCTATGCGCAGAACATGGCGTACGGGGTGAAGCCGCCGCACATCGGTGAGTGGATCGTCAACCTCGGCGAGGCCGCGGAGTACATGTTCGACCACAACATCTTCCAGGAGAACCTGGTCGGGGTGGACTACTGCGAGAAGATGGTGGCGGAGACCAACCCGGGCGTGCTGGAGCAGGCCAACCGCACCCCGTCACCGCACGCCGAGGACCACGGGTACAAGACCATCGGCGACATCATGCGCTCGCTGAACCCCTTCACCGGTGAGTTCTACCGCGAGGCGCTCCAGGTCAGCCGGATGACCCGGGAGATGTTCTGCCTCATGGAGGGCAGGCACGTACACCCCTCCACGCTCTACCCGGGCGGCGTGGGCACCGTGGCGACCGTGCAGCTGATGACGGACTACATCACCCGGCTCCAGCGCTACGTCGAGTTCATGAAGAAGGTCGTGCCGATGCACGACGACCTCTTCGACTTCTTCTACGAGGCGCTGCCCGGCTACGAGCAGGTCGGCAACCGGCGCATCCTGCTGGGCTGCTGGGGCTCGTTCCAGGACCCGGAGTACTGCAACTTCAAGTACCAGGACATGACCGAGTGGGGACGGAAGATGTACGTCACCCCCGGTGTGGTCGTGGACGGGAAGCTGGTCACCACCGACCTGGTGAAGATCAACCTGGGCATCCGGATCCTCCTCGGCTCGTCGTACTACGGCGACTGGGAGGAGCAGGAGATGTTCGTGACCCACGACCCGCTCGGAAACCCGGTCGACCGCAGGCACCCGTGGAACCAGCACACCAACCCGCAGCCGCAGAAGCGGGATCTGGACGACAAGTACAGCTGGGTCATGTCGCCACGCTGGTTCGACGGCAAGGACTATCTCGCCCTCGACACCGGCGGCGGCCCGCTGGCCCGGCTGTGGACCACCGCGCTGGCCGGGCTCGTCGACATCGGGTACGTCCAGTCCACCGGGAACAGCGTCAAGATCAACCTCCCGAAGACCGCGCTCAAGGGCCCGGTCGAGCTGGAGTGGCACGTCCCGAAGTGGAGCAACACGATCGAGCGCAACCGGGCGCGCACCTACTTCCAGGCGTACGCGGCCGCCTGCGCGCTGCACTTCGCGGAGAAGGCGCTCGTGGAGATCCGGGCTGGCCGGACGAAGACCTGGGAGAAGTTCGAGGTACCGGAGGAGGGCGTCGGCTGCGGCTTCACCGAGGCGGTGCGCGGTGTGCTCTCGCACCACATGGTGATCCGGGACGGCAAGATCGCCAACTACCACCCGTACCCGCCGACCCCCTGGAACGCGAGCCCCCGCGACACCTTCGGTACGCCGGGGCCGTACGAGGACGCGGTGCAGGGCCAGCCGATCTTCGAGGAGAACGACCGGGAGCACTTCAAGGGGATCGACATCATGCGCACGGTGCGCAGCTTCGACCCCTGTCTCCCCTGCGGAGTGCACATGTATCTCGGCGAGGGCAAGAAGCTGGAACTGCTGCACTCCCCCACCCAGTCCGCGGGCAGCGAGTGA
- a CDS encoding hydrogenase expression protein HypE, producing the protein MPTEAAVKAEETLIHVLWINAGLSCDGDSVALTAATQPSIEEIALGALPGLPQVAVHWPLIDFECGPTGGADDFLEWFFKADRGELEPFVLVVEGSIPNEQLHDEGYWCGFGNDPATGQPMTTSEWIDRLAPKATAIVAVGTCATYGGIHAMSGNPTGAMGVPDYLGWDWKSKAGIPIVCVPGCPIQPDNLSETLTYLLYMATDQAPMIPLDDALRPSWLFGQTVHEGCDRAGYYEQGDFATEYGSPKCIVKLGCWGPTVKCNVPKRGWMNGIGGCPNVGGICIGCTMPGFPDKFMPFMDEPPGGKLSSNAVGLYGATMRRLRHMTTHTLDQEPKWRRPGRTLTTGATRNW; encoded by the coding sequence ATGCCGACAGAAGCAGCGGTAAAGGCAGAAGAGACGCTGATCCACGTTCTCTGGATCAATGCCGGACTCAGTTGTGACGGCGATTCCGTGGCCCTGACGGCGGCCACTCAGCCCAGCATCGAGGAGATCGCGCTCGGCGCCCTGCCCGGCCTCCCCCAGGTCGCGGTGCACTGGCCGCTCATCGACTTCGAGTGCGGGCCGACCGGCGGCGCCGACGACTTCCTTGAGTGGTTCTTCAAGGCCGACCGAGGAGAGCTGGAGCCGTTCGTCCTGGTCGTGGAGGGGTCGATCCCCAACGAGCAGTTGCACGACGAGGGCTACTGGTGCGGCTTCGGCAACGACCCCGCCACCGGACAGCCGATGACCACCAGCGAGTGGATCGACCGGCTGGCGCCGAAGGCCACCGCGATCGTCGCGGTCGGGACCTGCGCGACCTACGGCGGTATCCATGCCATGTCGGGCAACCCGACAGGTGCGATGGGAGTGCCCGACTACCTGGGCTGGGACTGGAAGTCCAAGGCGGGAATTCCGATCGTGTGCGTCCCCGGATGCCCGATCCAGCCGGACAACCTGTCCGAGACACTGACCTATCTGCTCTACATGGCCACCGATCAGGCCCCGATGATTCCGCTCGATGACGCGCTGCGCCCTTCCTGGCTGTTCGGACAGACGGTCCATGAGGGGTGCGACAGGGCCGGCTACTACGAGCAGGGTGATTTCGCCACCGAATACGGATCGCCGAAGTGCATTGTCAAACTCGGCTGCTGGGGACCCACGGTCAAGTGCAATGTGCCGAAGCGCGGCTGGATGAACGGTATCGGCGGCTGCCCCAACGTCGGCGGAATCTGCATCGGCTGCACCATGCCGGGATTCCCGGACAAGTTCATGCCGTTCATGGATGAGCCGCCCGGCGGGAAACTCTCGTCGAACGCGGTCGGACTGTACGGCGCGACCATGCGCCGGCTGCGCCATATGACCACTCACACGCTGGACCAGGAGCCGAAGTGGCGCAGGCCCGGCAGGACTCTCACGACCGGCGCCACCCGCAACTGGTAA
- a CDS encoding nucleotide pyrophosphohydrolase, whose product MTELDVAQLQRRLAEFAAARDWQPYHTPKNLAAALSVEASELVEIFQWLTPDESARVMDDPGSAHRVADEVADVLAYLLQFCEVLGIDVLTALSDKIDRNETRFPAKRTVGRHSPE is encoded by the coding sequence GTGACGGAACTGGATGTAGCGCAATTGCAGCGCCGGCTGGCCGAGTTCGCCGCGGCGCGGGACTGGCAGCCGTACCACACGCCGAAGAACCTGGCCGCGGCGCTGAGCGTGGAGGCGTCCGAACTGGTCGAGATCTTTCAGTGGCTGACGCCCGACGAGTCGGCGCGGGTGATGGACGATCCCGGGTCGGCGCACCGGGTGGCGGACGAGGTCGCCGATGTTCTCGCGTATCTGCTGCAGTTCTGCGAGGTGCTGGGGATCGATGTTCTTACGGCACTTTCGGACAAAATTGACCGAAATGAGACACGGTTTCCGGCGAAGCGCACCGTGGGTCGTCACTCTCCGGAGTGA
- the hypB gene encoding hydrogenase nickel incorporation protein HypB, with protein MCGTCGCGDEGGGTRISLPHEEHTRATGRPHHSHDQSHSHSHDQGRHDHEGAHDTGETVTLEQRVLAKNELQAEQNRAWLAERHIVAVNLMSSPGAGKTTLLERTIRDFSGRRPVAVVEGDQETMLDAERIKRAGCAVVQVNTGAGCHLDAEMMQGALTALAPERGALVLVENVGNLVCPALFDLGESSRIVIISVTEGTDKPLKYPYMFGAADLVLINKADLLPYVDFDVARCEAYARSVNPDVRVLTVSATTGEGMDQWYAWVAALDDRMLLS; from the coding sequence ATGTGCGGTACCTGCGGTTGCGGTGACGAGGGCGGCGGTACGCGGATTTCCCTGCCCCACGAGGAGCACACACGGGCCACCGGCCGTCCGCACCACAGCCATGACCAGAGCCACAGTCACAGCCATGACCAGGGCCGCCACGACCACGAGGGCGCCCACGACACCGGCGAGACAGTCACTCTTGAGCAGCGGGTGCTCGCCAAGAACGAGCTCCAGGCGGAGCAGAACCGTGCCTGGCTCGCCGAGCGGCACATCGTGGCGGTCAATCTGATGAGTTCGCCCGGCGCGGGCAAGACCACCCTGCTGGAGCGCACCATCAGGGACTTCTCCGGACGGCGTCCGGTGGCCGTGGTCGAGGGCGACCAGGAGACCATGCTCGACGCCGAGCGCATCAAGCGCGCCGGATGCGCCGTGGTGCAGGTGAACACGGGCGCCGGCTGCCACCTCGACGCCGAGATGATGCAGGGTGCTCTCACGGCCCTCGCTCCGGAAAGGGGAGCGCTGGTCCTGGTGGAGAACGTGGGGAACCTGGTGTGCCCGGCTCTCTTCGACCTGGGTGAGAGCAGCCGGATCGTCATCATCTCGGTCACCGAGGGCACCGACAAGCCGCTCAAGTACCCCTATATGTTCGGCGCCGCCGATCTGGTCCTCATCAACAAGGCGGATCTGCTGCCTTACGTCGACTTCGACGTGGCCCGGTGCGAGGCGTACGCGCGCTCGGTCAACCCGGACGTACGGGTGCTGACGGTGTCCGCGACGACGGGCGAGGGGATGGACCAGTGGTACGCGTGGGTGGCGGCGCTGGACGACCGGATGCTCCTGAGCTGA
- a CDS encoding cell division protein SepF, giving the protein MSRYDEYDVTDEQWEGLAQVVPLRGRNEWPSRVDHETIPNEYAAEQRRFVVLRVQVFADAREVAEYLVGQVPVLLDLTGAETEVAKRILDFSSGVVFGLGSGMHRVDKNVFLLAPAGMEVEGIAAAAVPRS; this is encoded by the coding sequence GTGAGCAGGTACGACGAGTACGACGTCACCGATGAGCAGTGGGAGGGGCTCGCCCAGGTGGTGCCGCTGCGGGGGCGCAACGAATGGCCCTCGCGAGTCGATCACGAGACGATCCCCAACGAGTACGCGGCCGAGCAGCGCCGTTTCGTGGTCCTGCGCGTCCAGGTCTTCGCGGATGCCCGTGAAGTCGCCGAGTACCTCGTCGGGCAGGTGCCGGTGCTGCTGGACCTGACCGGCGCGGAGACCGAAGTGGCCAAGCGCATCCTGGACTTCAGCAGCGGTGTGGTCTTCGGCCTCGGCAGCGGGATGCACCGGGTCGACAAGAACGTCTTCCTGCTGGCCCCGGCCGGCATGGAAGTGGAGGGGATCGCAGCGGCGGCAGTCCCCCGATCGTAG